One segment of Metallosphaera cuprina Ar-4 DNA contains the following:
- a CDS encoding membrane protein, giving the protein MIDKFVEGLRYSLRNERPVLRRYLILGAFDGVLLTLGILVSSRLANVSLNATILSVLSGVVAISISSAWNSLIVEAKEKKLEFDRLERQMMRSLKGSTYDYGMKVTILLSVVSHGLSPFLGLISLVVSIVTRSLITGVIISIAELFILGLAYEGTVRDKIRSGLMIALGGAFMLLISYFIAR; this is encoded by the coding sequence GTGATTGACAAGTTCGTTGAGGGGCTAAGATATTCGTTAAGAAACGAGAGACCTGTACTAAGGAGGTACCTTATCCTTGGTGCTTTTGACGGAGTGTTACTAACCCTTGGAATCCTTGTCTCCTCCAGGTTAGCTAACGTCTCTCTAAACGCTACGATTCTCTCAGTTTTGTCTGGAGTGGTTGCGATATCCATTTCCTCTGCCTGGAACTCGCTGATCGTTGAAGCCAAGGAGAAGAAACTGGAGTTCGATAGGTTGGAGAGACAGATGATGAGGAGCCTAAAGGGGTCAACTTACGACTACGGAATGAAGGTAACTATTCTCCTGTCAGTTGTCTCTCACGGGTTGTCTCCATTTCTTGGTCTCATCTCTCTAGTGGTATCAATTGTAACGAGGAGTTTGATCACGGGCGTGATAATATCTATAGCAGAGCTCTTTATACTGGGACTGGCCTATGAGGGAACTGTAAGGGACAAAATAAGATCCGGACTAATGATAGCTTTAGGTGGTGCATTCATGCTTCTAATTTCATATTTTATAGCTAGGTGA
- a CDS encoding cupin domain-containing protein produces MSKLLVRKDLQSDLKRNVNDIVKEIEGDDLKVVVFMENTEPPVKVKPKVIKFEPTVTLLRKLAKEGQIEKGVAKIMFYSPSTGRSKGLTPNMMAGFQYIEPGTSTTPHSHNMASIYLVVKGEGYSEIDGEIFKWGQGDIFVVPANAVHSHTNSGKEEAILFDVTDSGLLENMGILEFKEKE; encoded by the coding sequence ATGTCAAAGCTCTTGGTTAGGAAGGATCTCCAATCCGATTTAAAGAGGAACGTAAACGACATAGTAAAGGAAATTGAAGGAGACGATTTAAAAGTAGTTGTCTTCATGGAAAATACTGAACCACCCGTAAAAGTAAAGCCTAAAGTGATTAAATTCGAGCCAACAGTCACCTTGCTAAGGAAATTAGCTAAAGAGGGCCAGATAGAGAAGGGAGTAGCCAAGATTATGTTTTACTCTCCTAGCACGGGTAGATCAAAAGGACTGACCCCAAACATGATGGCAGGTTTTCAGTACATAGAACCAGGAACTTCTACAACCCCTCACTCACACAACATGGCTTCAATCTATCTAGTTGTTAAGGGGGAAGGGTATTCTGAGATTGACGGTGAGATTTTCAAGTGGGGCCAAGGAGATATCTTCGTTGTCCCTGCTAACGCGGTTCACAGTCACACCAATTCAGGGAAAGAGGAAGCGATCTTATTCGACGTGACTGATTCGGGCCTTCTAGAAAACATGGGAATTCTTGAATTTAAGGAAAAGGAATAA